A region of the Halostella limicola genome:
GTCGCGAGCTCCCGCTCCAGCCAATCGGAGAGGTCGCCGTCGCCGATGAACCGGAACGTCACGTCGTCCGGAAGGCGGCGGGCGACGTCGGCGAGTTCCCGAACCCCTTTCTCCTCGTCGATTCGACCCAGGAAGCCGACAGTTCGATCGCGCTCCTCGTAAGGGACGGTCACGTCGAACGCGTCCGTGTCGACGTACCGGGCCCCGTTCGGGTAGAGCTTGTGGCGATACGCGTCGAGGTCGAACTGTTCGGCCATCGACGGCGTGTAGGCGATGATGGCGTCCGCGAGGCGGTAGTTCAAGCGCTCAAGCGCCCGAACGCCCCCTGCGAGCGTTCGGGCGACTGGCGACGGCACCAACTCCTCCCAGTTGAGACGGAGCGTCAGCGGCACGTCGCCGCGCGGTTCGACGACCACGGTCTTCCCGAGCAGCCTGGCGGCGAGAACGGGCAGAACGTAGGATGTGGCCCCGAAGAAGAGCACGATCTCCTCCTCGCGGGAGGAGATCGTGCGGCACATCCGCAACTGGTTCAACAGAAACCGCCCGGCGGCGACGGCGATGTTGTCGCCGGCGCCCTTGCGAGTGATCTCGACGACTTCGTGGCGGTCGCGGATGACCGAGTCCGCCGGGAGATCGGCGGTCACCAGCGAGACGCTCGTCACGGCGGCGAGGATCTCCAGAAGCGTCCGGGTTGCGTTCTCTCCGGCAGCCGAGAGTGGATGGGTGACGACGCAGACGCCCGGGTCGTCTTCCGCCCCGCGTGCGTTCCTCACCATTTGAGCACTCCGTAGAGGTACCCGAGGCCGACGACGCCGGTGAAGACACCGAGCATCACCAACTGGAGCACCGCCGTCCCCGACCGCGTCGTCACTGTCCGCTTCGCCCGATCCGGGACGAACCGGAACAAGAGGTCGCCGAGGAACTCGCTCTCCTCGCCGGTCGAGTCGGGCACGAGCGTCTCCATCGCGCGCTTCGAGTAGCCCTGCCAGAACGCCCGTTCGAGGAGCCAGACGGGGTCGGTGCGGTATTCGAACACCTTGTGTGCGACCTCTGCGTCGGGGTTGTACCAGACGCCTTCGCCGTACTCGCGCTCCAGTCGGGCGCACAGTTCCGTTTCGCCGCCCTGCAGGTTCTTGTCGCCCTTCCGGCCACCGATGTCGGGGTCAAAGCCGTCGAGTTCGAGGAAGGCGTCGCGACGGAAGGAGATGTTCGACCCGAACGTGTTGCGCACCTCGGTTTCGCCGTCAGCAAATCCGCGGTGGGTGACGCCGACCAGCCAGTAGAACTCCGCGGGGAGAAAGGCGGGCTTCCCGGCGACCCAGGCGGGGGTCATCTTCCCGCCAGCGGCGACGGCGTCGCGGCGCTCGTACGTGTCCACGAGTTCCGCGGCCCACTCGTCGTCGGGCACGGCGTCGTCGTCGATGAACGCGACGACGTCGCCCGAGGCCATCTCGGCGCCCCGATTGCGGCACTTCAGGAGCCCGAGGTTCTCGTCGTTGCAGTGGAGGACGACGCCGTCGCGGTCGCCGTAGTCCTCCCGCACACGCTCGTACACCTCCTCGGTGCCGTCGACGACCACGACCAGTTCCACGTCGTCGTGCGTCTGGTCGAGGACGGCGTCGGCGGCCTCCCGGAAGTGGTCGTACATCTCCAGGGAGTACGTGCACAGAACGACTGAAACCCTCATTACGACTCGGTTCGACCCCGCGACAGTAGTCGTTTTCCCTCCGAGACGACCGCGTCCGACCCCGCTGCAGTACCAGATAAAGTACAGGAATTCTGGTCCGTATCACAAGGCCTATAGGCGCCTTAGCAGTTGCTCAAGCTAATGAGTAGCGAGACCGAAACCGTCGAGGACGAGTCCACGAGCGAGAGCTCGGTCCTCGACATCTGGGAGGACTGGTACCACGTGCCGGTGCTCTCCGTGCTTATCGCGTTCATGTTCTGGGTCCGCATCCAGGCGCGCGATAACTTCACGCGAACCGGCGAAGTCCTTTTCAGAGGTAACGACGCGTACTACCACCTCCGCGAGGTTCAGTACACGGTCGCGAACTGGCCCTGGACGATGAGCTTCGACCCGTGGACGTACTTCCCTTACGGGAACAGTTCCGGCGGTCAGTTCGGGTCGCTGTTCGACCAGATCGTGGCGACCGCCGCGCTGGTGGTCGGCCTCGGCGACCCCTCCGCCGAGACGGTCCGACTGACTCTCCTGTACGCGCCGGCGGTCTTCGGGACGCTGATGGCGATTCCGATCTACTATCTCGGCAAGCATTACGCCGGGCGCATCGGCGGCGTCTTCGGCGTGTTCGTGCTCGCACTGCTCCCGGGGACCGTCCTCTCCCGCTCGACCGTCGGGTTCGGCGACCACCACATCGCCGAGGCCTTCTTCGTCTCTATCGCCATTCTCGCGGTGGTCAAGGCGCTCCGCGTCGCCCAGCGCGAGAAGCCGGTGTACGAACTCGTCGAGGACCGCGACTGGGCGGCGCTCCGCGAGCCCGGTCTCTACAGCGTCCTGGCCGGCGTCGCCATCGCGCTGTACCTCTGGACCTGGCCGCCGGGGATCATCTTCGTAGGCATCCTCGGCGTCTTCTTCACCGTCGCGCTCACTCTCGACTACGTCCGCGGCCGGAGCCCGGACCACGCGGCGTTCGTCGGCGTCGTCAGCCTCCTGACGACCCTCCCGCTGCTGGTCTTCAAGACCGGCTCCCTCGGGTTCGAGACGACGACCATCTCGCTGATCCAGTACTTCATCGTGTTCGCGGTCGCCGCGGGCACGGCGTTCATGGCGTGGCTGGCCCGCGAGTGGGACGACCGAGAGATCGACCGCCTGCTCTACCCGGTCGCGATCGGCGGCATCCTGGTCGTCGGGACCGGCCTGTTCGCGGTGGTCCTCCCGGACGCCTTCTCGCTCATCCAGCGAAACGTCACTCGCGTCCTCGCGTTCGGCCAGAGCGACACCGCCCGAACCGTCGGCGAGGTCCAGTCCGTGCCGCTCGACAGCGTCGGTAACTTCATGACCGGCCAGTACGGCCTGACGTATCTCACCGCGGTGTTCGCGCTGTTCTGGCTGGCCTCACAGGTGGCCTTCTCCGGCCGCAGCTACCGGTCCGAGAACCTGTTCCTCGTCGTCCTCACCGTCTTCTTCACGCTGATGGCGCTGACCCAGCGGCGCTTCAACTACTACCTCGCCATCTCCGTCGTCGTGCTGAACGCGTGGCTGTTCGGGCAGGCGATCCGCCTCATCGACTTCCCGACGACCGTCGACCGCCTCTCGGACGTCGAGGGCTATCAGGTGCTGACGCTGTTCGCCATCCTGCTGCTGGTGACCGTCCCGCTGGCCCCGCCGCTGGCCCCGACGACGGCCGTCGCCGCCGGGAACAGCACCGGTCCCGGCGACTCTGTCTACTGGTCGCAGAGCGGTGACTGGATGCAGAACAACACGCCCGCGCCGGGGACCTACGCGAACCCGGACGGCGAACCGATGGAGTACAACGACGGCTTCGAGCAGACCGAGGATTACGACTATCCCGAGGGCGCCTACGGCGTCATGTCGTGGTGGGACTACGGGCACTGGATCACCGTCGAGGGCGAGCGTATCCCGAACGCTAACCCGTTCCAGCAGGGCCCGCGGCCCGCCTCCGAGTTCCTCCAGACGAACTCCGAACAGCGCGCCGAACTGGTCCTCGAAGCGCTCCCCTCGCTCGACGAGCGCGACGAGCACATCAGCAACCTCTCCAACGACGAGCTCCGGCAGATAATCGAGAATCAGAACGAGGTCGAACAGCGAGAGGACACCCGCTACGTGATGATCGACGACCAGATGGCGAGTGACAAGTTCGGACCGATCACCCGATGGGCCGGCCCGGACCGCTCCGAGTACTACAGCACACAGGAGCAGACCGTCACCTACCCCAACCAGGGCGTCCAACAGCAGGCCAACGTGCTCTCGATGAACGAGCGGTTCGAGAACACGATGCTCGCGCGACTGTACTACCACGACGCGCAGGGGCTCTCGCACTACCGCCTCGTCCACGAGACCCGCGACAACTCGGTCATCCTCAGCATCGCCCAGCGGGGCCAGTCGACGACGCAGGCGACGGGGATCATCAACCGGCGGTACACCACCCGCCTCGCGAACCTGCTCCAGCGCGCCGACCTGGGCTACTACGACGTCCGGCAGGAGTCGCGCGTCAAGACCTTCGAGCGCGTCGAGGGTGCCACCATCGAGGGGAGCGTCGACGCCGACAACGCGACCAACGTGACGGCGTTCGTCCACCTCAACGGCACTCACGACCAGCGCCAGTTCACCTACTACCAGACCGTTCAGACGGACGAGAACGGCGACTTCAACGTGACCGTGCCGTACGCCACGGAGGAGCAGCTCGGCCCCGACGACGGGTACACGAACTCCAGCGTCCGCGCGACGACTAACTACACCGTGTTCACCGGCAGCGTCGACCAGAACGTCCAGACGCTCAGCGCCCGGCAGGTCTTCCAGAACCTCGAACAGCCGGGCCAGACCGGCCGCGTCGACGTGCCCGAGTCCGCCATCCACGAGGGCGACACCGTCACGGTCGAGATGGAGTCGATCAGCGAGGACATGGTCCCGAACGCCTCCGAGAACGGCACTGACGGGAACGCGACCGACAGTAACACCACGGACGGCGACACCAGCGACGGTAACACCTCGGACGGCAACGACACCGACGGTAACGCCTCGGACGACGGGACGAACGCGGCGCTCGGCGCCCGGACGCTCATCGCCTGATGGTCCGGGGCCCCGAGGACTCCGAGCGGAGCGTTCGCGGCTCCGTCGACGCCGAGAGCACCGTCTCGGGTACCGTCGGCTCGCTCCGGGAGTGGGCGTCGATATACCTGAAGGGGTTCTTCATGGGGAGCGCCGACACCGTCCCCGGCGTCTCCGGCGGCACCATCGCCCTGATAACGGGGATCTACGAGCGCCTCATCGCGGCGCTGACGGCGATCGACCCGCGGATACTCCGCGACGTTGTCCGCCCCCACGACGCCGACGCGCGGGAGAGAGTCCGAGTCCAGCTCGTGCGGATGGACGTGGTCTTCCTGCTCACGCTCGGTCTCGGGATGATCACCGCGTTCGTCAGCCTCGCGCACGCGCTCGAGCGCGCCGTCCACCAGTATCCCGCACCGACGTACGCCTTCTTCTTCGGCCTCATCGGCGCGTCGGCGGTGGTCCTCTACGAGCAGGTCGACGTGAGCACGCCGCGGCGACTCGGCGTCGCCGTCTTCGGGGTCGCGTTCGCGGCCGCGGTGACGGGGCAGGCGTCGGCGGGCGTCTCCCACGCGCTCCCGATGATCCTCTTCTCGGGCGCGCTCGCCGTCTGCGCGATGATCCTGCCGGGCGTCTCCGGTTCCTTCCTGCTCATCCTGGTCGGCCAGTACGAGTACATGCTCGGCGCGCTCAACCGGTTCACCGGGTCCATCGTGGGCCTCGCAAGCGGCGGGACGCCGGCGGACGTGCTCGGGGCCGCCCCGCCCGTCGTCACGTTCGTGGTCGGCGCGCTCGCGGGGCTGCTCACGCTCGCGCACGTCGTCGACTGGGCGCTCGATAACCACCGGGCGGCGACGCTGACCTTCCTCGTGAGCCTGATGGTCGGCGGGCTTCGCCTGCCCGCCGAGCGGGTACTCGCCGCGGAGTCCGCGAGCGCGACGCTCGTCGCCGTCGGTCTCGTCGCCGGCGCGGCGCTGGTGTTCGCGGTCGATCACCTCACTGACGATCTGGAGTACGCGTAGAAACCGCCCGATCGCCTTTCTCGAACCGCGACCACACCGCACTCACCCTACCCGACGCGGCGGAAGACGAGCGTCGGGAACCGCGGTTCGACGCGGCTGGGTCGCCGGCCGCTCCCGTCGGCGTCGCCCGCACGGACGCGTTCGAGGATCCCGCTCTCTGCGAGTTCGTAGAGGAACCGCTCGACGGTGCCCTCGGTGAGTTCGGACCCGTCGGCGACCGCGGCGGCGGCCTCGCGGAGCGTCGGCGTGCCGTCGAGCCGCAGCAGTTCCGAGAGCACGCGCCGGCGGTTCTCGGGAAGTGTGAGCACGCGCCCGACGTGGACGCAGTTCTCGGGGACGGCGTCGATGCCGGCGTCCACGTCGCTCGCGCGGATACGCTCGGCGGCGTCGCCGTGGGCGACGGCGGCGGCGCCGAACGCGGCCGCCAGCGCGTCGTGGGCGTCGCCCTCGGCCCACTCCGCGATCCGCCGGGCCTGTCCGTGCCTGAGCGCGCCGCTGGTCAGCGCCTGCGAGGCGCGGGTCGTCAGGATATCGACGAGGGCGTGCTGTCGGTACTCGGGGACGTGGACGGTCTCGCCCGTCCAGTCCTCCGGGACGTCGCGGCCGATGGCGAGCAGGGCGACCGCGTCGTCGACGGGGGCGAGCCACTCCCGGACGTCGTTCACGGACACGTCCTCGGTCTCACCGACGTGGTCGACCGCGATGACGGCCCGCCGCGTCGGCGAGCGGAACTGCCCGCGCAGGCGCTCGCGGAGCGTATCGGTGCCGACGCCGCGTTCTGGCACCGACTCCTCGACGACGGCGTTGAGCAGCGTGTGGTAGAAGCGGAACTCGCTGGTCGCGCCGTAGGCGTCGACGCGGACGAACTGGACGGTCCGCTCCGCGCTCCCGGCGCGGGTTGTGGTCCCGATCTGCTCGCGCTGTCTGCCGACCTGGTCGTTCAGGCCGGCGAACAGCGCCGAGACCAGCCCGGACTTCCCGGACCCCTTCGGACCGTAGACCGCAACGTCGTCGGGGAGCCCCTGGTGGAACACGGGGTCGAGCACGTCGAGCAGGCGTTCGAGGACGGGCCCGCGGCCGACGGGTTCGGCCATGTGGACGGCGGGGTTCAACGGGCTCCAGTCGACGACGAGGCCGCCCTCTCGCGTCCTCGTCTGCCGCCTGGCGATGCGGTCTGTGAGGTCCATGGATCGCTCCGCGGTCACTCCTCGACGATGGCGGCGTCCAGCAGTTCGAGGGTGTGACGGACGTCGTACCCCGTCCCGTGTTCCATCTGCATCGCGCAGGTCGGACACTCCGTCAACCCCGTCTCGGCGTCGGCGGCTTCCATGTGCTCGAACATCTCCTCCCCGATCTTCATAGACGTGTCGTAATTCTCCTCTTTCCAGCCGTACGTGCCGCTGATGCCCGAGCAGGAGTCGCCGACGTCGGTCGCCTCGACGCCGTCGATCCGGTCCGCGACCTCGACCGCCTGCCCCTCCAGCCCCTGGTTGCGGGCGTGACAGGGGGCGTGGTAGGCGAGGTCGGGGAAGTCGGCGTCGGCGTCCTCCAGTGCGCCGTCCAGGTCCTCGTGGATGCGGAGGTACTCGACGGCCTCGTAGGTGTGCGCCGCCAGGTCCTCGATCCCGTGGATGTCGAACAGTTCGGGGTACTCCTGGCGCAGCGACATCGAGCAGGAGGTGCAGGAGGCGACCACGTCCGCGCCCTCGCCGATGGCCGCGACGAGCTCCTCGACGTTGGTCTCGGCGGCGCGGCGCGCGTCGTCGAGCATCCCGTTCGCGAACATCGGCGTCCCCGAGCAGCGCTGGGGCGGCACCATGACCTCGTAGCCGAAGTGTTCGAAGACGCGGACCATCGACTTGCCGACCTCCGGCGTGTTGTAGTTCGAGTAACAGCCGTGGAAGTAGGCGACGCGCTTGTCCGGGTTCGACACCTGCGCGCCGCCGCGGTCCTCCCACCACTCGCGGAACGTCTGGGTGGCGAACTCCGGCATCTCGCGCTCGCCGGAGATGCCCATCACCTTCTCGCCGAGCCACGTCGTGACGCCGAGCCCGGCGACGAAGTTCGCGACGCGGGGCATCTTGCTCGCGATGCTCGCGAAGAAACGGTAGTTCGAGAGGATCCGGTTGCGGACGTACTCCCGCGAGAGCTTGTCCATCTGTTCGTCGACGTACTCCCCGCGGGCCGTGTTGTGCATCTGGCTCAGGGGGACGTTCGACGGGCACGCGCCGTCACAGCGCATGCAGTTCGAGCACTTCATCACGGAGTCGTCGATGTCGCGGTCCTCCTTGCGCTTGAGCCGCCACTGCTCCGGGCCCTGAAACTTCGGCCCGGGGAAGTCGTCGTCGACCTCCGCGACGGGGCAGTTCGTATCGCAGGTCGAGCACTTGTAGCAGTCGTCGGAGCCGGGGCGGAGGTCCATCTCCGTCTCGTCGCCGAACACCTGTACCGGTTCGAACTCGTCGTCTGGAGATTCTGCGTCGCTCATTGTGTATCACCGTGGATCGTCGCTCCGTCCGTCGCGCCGGCGACGGCCGCGCCCGCCGCGTCCCCCGCGGCGTACCCGGTCGCGAGGGAGACGCCGCCGCCGGACTTCTCGGCCGCGAAGTCGTAGCCGCCGAGCGCGCTCCCGGCGCCCCGGAGGTTGTCGTAGTCGATGCTCCCGTCCGCAGTCAGGGGGTGCAGGTCGCGGTCGACGTCCACGCCGAAGCGGGCGAAGGCGTGGTCGTCGAACGCGTCGTCCTCGAACCAGTCGTACCGGTCCGCGGGCTGTGGCACGTAGCAGTCGAAGACGGCTTCGCGCACCCCGTCCCGGTCCGAGTCGATCCCTTTGCCGACGAGTCCGCCCGTCGCGAGGACGAACTGGTCGGCGTGGTAGGGGACCTTCCGGCGGCCCCGGTCGACGTACACGGCCTCCACCCGGTCGCCGTCCGTCTCCGCGCCGACCGCCGGGTTTCCGGACTCGACGCGGACGCCCGCCTCCTCCAGCGCTTTGTAGAGTCGGTCCTCAAGGCGGAGGCCGGGGAGGCTCGGCGGCCCCATCGGTACCTCGAACACGTCCGCGCCGAGTTCGGCTTCGAGGTCCGCACGGACCCCGGCGGGGTCGTCGTCGCCGAGGACGGCGGGGAAGCCGACGCGCTCCTCGTCGCCGAGGTACCGCTTCACTGTCTCCGCCAGCGCCGTCCGCGCGGGCGTTCCGTCGAGGTTCTCGTCCCGGTCGAGCGCGTGGGCGTACCGCGTCACCTTCGCGTCGGCGCGGAACTCGCCGGGGAACCGCACCGTGACGCCGCGGGCGTCGAACGGGACGCCCGCCGCGTCGAGGTGGCTCGCCGCCATCGGCGCGTCGAAGTCCGTCAGCGCCTCGAAGCCGACCAGCAGGGCGTCCCGTCCGTCGCTGGCGAGGCCGGCCGCGGCCGATGCCGGGTAGCGCGCCGTCGGCTTCACCGTCCCGCCGTGGGTCGGCACGAGGGCGTTCGTATCGGTGTGGCTCCCCCGATACATATCGCCGACCGTGTCGTCGAACAGCGAGAACCCCTCGCGGACGGCCGTCTTCCCGACGCGCTCGTAGGGATGGCCTTCGGGGAGGTCGTCTATCGCGTCGAACGGGTCGACGATCGGGCCGTCGCCGTCGGGCGCGTAGCCGAGCGCGTCGACGAGACCGCTCGCGGACCGGAGCGTGCTCTGCTTGTGAGAGATCAGTCGCACGTCCGCGCGGTCGCTCGCGGCGAGCGCGGCCGCGACACCCGCGACGCCGCCGCCGACCACGAGCACGTCGTCGCTAATCGCCATGGTCGCCCCCGTCGGTCGCCACGCCGCGCTCCCCCTCCCCGCCGGCCGTCGCGTCGGTTCCGTCGTCGAAGGCAGCGTAGTCGACGCCGCCGGTCGCCGCGGGGTCGGCGTCGCGGTTCATCGTCGTCGCGTGGAGCGCGTAGTTCAGCATCGCCTGCGAGAGCTGTTCGCCCCAGAGGGCGTGGCGCTCGCCCTTCCACCGCTCCTGGTACAGCTCGTCGAGCGCCTGGCGGGCCGTCGGCTCGTCGTACTCGGGGTGCAGTTCCGCCGCCATCCGGTGACAGCAGAAGCCGCCCTGGCAGTTGCCCATCGACGCGCGGGTGCGGATGCGGACGGCGTTCAGGTCGGTCCCGGACTGCTCGATGGCGTCCTGCACCTCGGCGCGCGTGACGGCCTCGCAGTCACAGACCACGGGGTTCGGGTCGACGCTGGAGAGCACCTCCTCGGCGCGGGAGCCGAGGCGGTTCGCGCTCCGGCG
Encoded here:
- the glpB gene encoding glycerol-3-phosphate dehydrogenase subunit GlpB, which produces MAISDDVLVVGGGVAGVAAALAASDRADVRLISHKQSTLRSASGLVDALGYAPDGDGPIVDPFDAIDDLPEGHPYERVGKTAVREGFSLFDDTVGDMYRGSHTDTNALVPTHGGTVKPTARYPASAAAGLASDGRDALLVGFEALTDFDAPMAASHLDAAGVPFDARGVTVRFPGEFRADAKVTRYAHALDRDENLDGTPARTALAETVKRYLGDEERVGFPAVLGDDDPAGVRADLEAELGADVFEVPMGPPSLPGLRLEDRLYKALEEAGVRVESGNPAVGAETDGDRVEAVYVDRGRRKVPYHADQFVLATGGLVGKGIDSDRDGVREAVFDCYVPQPADRYDWFEDDAFDDHAFARFGVDVDRDLHPLTADGSIDYDNLRGAGSALGGYDFAAEKSGGGVSLATGYAAGDAAGAAVAGATDGATIHGDTQ
- a CDS encoding DUF368 domain-containing protein; this encodes MVRGPEDSERSVRGSVDAESTVSGTVGSLREWASIYLKGFFMGSADTVPGVSGGTIALITGIYERLIAALTAIDPRILRDVVRPHDADARERVRVQLVRMDVVFLLTLGLGMITAFVSLAHALERAVHQYPAPTYAFFFGLIGASAVVLYEQVDVSTPRRLGVAVFGVAFAAAVTGQASAGVSHALPMILFSGALAVCAMILPGVSGSFLLILVGQYEYMLGALNRFTGSIVGLASGGTPADVLGAAPPVVTFVVGALAGLLTLAHVVDWALDNHRAATLTFLVSLMVGGLRLPAERVLAAESASATLVAVGLVAGAALVFAVDHLTDDLEYA
- a CDS encoding anaerobic glycerol-3-phosphate dehydrogenase subunit C, which gives rise to MSDAESPDDEFEPVQVFGDETEMDLRPGSDDCYKCSTCDTNCPVAEVDDDFPGPKFQGPEQWRLKRKEDRDIDDSVMKCSNCMRCDGACPSNVPLSQMHNTARGEYVDEQMDKLSREYVRNRILSNYRFFASIASKMPRVANFVAGLGVTTWLGEKVMGISGEREMPEFATQTFREWWEDRGGAQVSNPDKRVAYFHGCYSNYNTPEVGKSMVRVFEHFGYEVMVPPQRCSGTPMFANGMLDDARRAAETNVEELVAAIGEGADVVASCTSCSMSLRQEYPELFDIHGIEDLAAHTYEAVEYLRIHEDLDGALEDADADFPDLAYHAPCHARNQGLEGQAVEVADRIDGVEATDVGDSCSGISGTYGWKEENYDTSMKIGEEMFEHMEAADAETGLTECPTCAMQMEHGTGYDVRHTLELLDAAIVEE
- a CDS encoding oligosaccharyl transferase, archaeosortase A system-associated; its protein translation is MSSETETVEDESTSESSVLDIWEDWYHVPVLSVLIAFMFWVRIQARDNFTRTGEVLFRGNDAYYHLREVQYTVANWPWTMSFDPWTYFPYGNSSGGQFGSLFDQIVATAALVVGLGDPSAETVRLTLLYAPAVFGTLMAIPIYYLGKHYAGRIGGVFGVFVLALLPGTVLSRSTVGFGDHHIAEAFFVSIAILAVVKALRVAQREKPVYELVEDRDWAALREPGLYSVLAGVAIALYLWTWPPGIIFVGILGVFFTVALTLDYVRGRSPDHAAFVGVVSLLTTLPLLVFKTGSLGFETTTISLIQYFIVFAVAAGTAFMAWLAREWDDREIDRLLYPVAIGGILVVGTGLFAVVLPDAFSLIQRNVTRVLAFGQSDTARTVGEVQSVPLDSVGNFMTGQYGLTYLTAVFALFWLASQVAFSGRSYRSENLFLVVLTVFFTLMALTQRRFNYYLAISVVVLNAWLFGQAIRLIDFPTTVDRLSDVEGYQVLTLFAILLLVTVPLAPPLAPTTAVAAGNSTGPGDSVYWSQSGDWMQNNTPAPGTYANPDGEPMEYNDGFEQTEDYDYPEGAYGVMSWWDYGHWITVEGERIPNANPFQQGPRPASEFLQTNSEQRAELVLEALPSLDERDEHISNLSNDELRQIIENQNEVEQREDTRYVMIDDQMASDKFGPITRWAGPDRSEYYSTQEQTVTYPNQGVQQQANVLSMNERFENTMLARLYYHDAQGLSHYRLVHETRDNSVILSIAQRGQSTTQATGIINRRYTTRLANLLQRADLGYYDVRQESRVKTFERVEGATIEGSVDADNATNVTAFVHLNGTHDQRQFTYYQTVQTDENGDFNVTVPYATEEQLGPDDGYTNSSVRATTNYTVFTGSVDQNVQTLSARQVFQNLEQPGQTGRVDVPESAIHEGDTVTVEMESISEDMVPNASENGTDGNATDSNTTDGDTSDGNTSDGNDTDGNASDDGTNAALGARTLIA
- a CDS encoding glycosyltransferase family 4 protein codes for the protein MVRNARGAEDDPGVCVVTHPLSAAGENATRTLLEILAAVTSVSLVTADLPADSVIRDRHEVVEITRKGAGDNIAVAAGRFLLNQLRMCRTISSREEEIVLFFGATSYVLPVLAARLLGKTVVVEPRGDVPLTLRLNWEELVPSPVARTLAGGVRALERLNYRLADAIIAYTPSMAEQFDLDAYRHKLYPNGARYVDTDAFDVTVPYEERDRTVGFLGRIDEEKGVRELADVARRLPDDVTFRFIGDGDLSDWLERELATEIESGTVELAGWVDHDDVPSELNDLRLLVMPSQPTEGLPTTILESLACSTPVYATPVSGIPDVVRDGETGVLMTEQSPQEMAAEITQVLNEEDIAEMSENGRELIEDEYSFEAAVERYKAILDAIAQ
- the aglG gene encoding glucosyl-dolichyl phosphate glucuronosyltransferase; this translates as MRVSVVLCTYSLEMYDHFREAADAVLDQTHDDVELVVVVDGTEEVYERVREDYGDRDGVVLHCNDENLGLLKCRNRGAEMASGDVVAFIDDDAVPDDEWAAELVDTYERRDAVAAGGKMTPAWVAGKPAFLPAEFYWLVGVTHRGFADGETEVRNTFGSNISFRRDAFLELDGFDPDIGGRKGDKNLQGGETELCARLEREYGEGVWYNPDAEVAHKVFEYRTDPVWLLERAFWQGYSKRAMETLVPDSTGEESEFLGDLLFRFVPDRAKRTVTTRSGTAVLQLVMLGVFTGVVGLGYLYGVLKW
- a CDS encoding Cdc6/Cdc18 family protein, which produces MDLTDRIARRQTRTREGGLVVDWSPLNPAVHMAEPVGRGPVLERLLDVLDPVFHQGLPDDVAVYGPKGSGKSGLVSALFAGLNDQVGRQREQIGTTTRAGSAERTVQFVRVDAYGATSEFRFYHTLLNAVVEESVPERGVGTDTLRERLRGQFRSPTRRAVIAVDHVGETEDVSVNDVREWLAPVDDAVALLAIGRDVPEDWTGETVHVPEYRQHALVDILTTRASQALTSGALRHGQARRIAEWAEGDAHDALAAAFGAAAVAHGDAAERIRASDVDAGIDAVPENCVHVGRVLTLPENRRRVLSELLRLDGTPTLREAAAAVADGSELTEGTVERFLYELAESGILERVRAGDADGSGRRPSRVEPRFPTLVFRRVG